GAAAGGCAATGATATTCCAGCGCATAGCACTTTGGTGTTTGAAGTAGAATTGCTCGATTTTAATACGAATGAAACAACGTAAACTAGGCGAAAGTGGTCTAATGGTTTCGGAAATTGGTTTGGGTTGTATGTCATTGAAAAGCAATCAACCCAAACAATCCAAAGATATTATCCAGAAGGCTTTCGATAAGGGAATCACATTTTTTGATACTGCTGATCTCTATGACAAAGGTCAAAATGAGACCGTTGTTGGTGAGAGCGTACAGGCTTTTCGCAAGCAAATTGTTTTGGCGAGTAAAGTCGGTAATCTCTGGCGTGCTGACGGTTCGGGCTGGGACTGGAAAGCATCTAAAGATTATATCATTAGAACTATTGAAGGATCGTTATCACGATTGAAAACAGATTATATTGATCTTTATCAATTGCACGGTGGTACAATTGATGATCCGATCGACGAAATCATTGAAGCTTTTGAATTGCTGAAGAAACAGGGAAAGATCCGTGCTTACGGGCTGTCGTCTATTCGCCCAAATGTCATTAAGGAATTTCTATCAAAATCTTCTATTTCGTCGGTGATGATACAATACAGTCTTTTGGATAGGAGACCAGAAGAGGAGATCGATGGGTTATTGGCTAGCAATGGTGCCAATATGTTGGCGCGAGGAGCTTTGGCAAAAGGACTCTTGGTGAATAAGCCTGTGGAACCATATCTTCAATATAGTTCTGGAGAGGTCGCACATATACTTCGGAATCTGGATAACATGGCAAAAAAATCAGGAGAAGGTAGGGCGACTGAAGCGCTATCCTATGTGCTATCCAATCCCGCAGTAGCAACAGCTGTAGTAGGTGTGAGCACTAAATTGCAGTTGGATGAATTGCTATCGACAACACAACGGATTAAGCAATTGGATAAATTAGACAAGAAGAAATTACTGGACGGTGTTCGGTCTTTATATTACACCGAACACCGGTAAGTGTCTATTTATTAAAAAATAGTTTTAAAATTTTATTGAGATCTTCTTTCGTATCGACTGCTACAGTTTCATGCGTGGTAACTGCAGTTTGGATTGCGTAGCCATTTTCTATCCAACGCAACTGTTCGAGCGCTTCAGCTTCCTCAAGTATAGATACGGGCAATTGTGTCAAAGCTCTTAAAGTATCTACTTGATAGGCATAAATACCAATATGTTTGTAGAATGTTTGTTTCTTAAGCCATTGTTCCTGATCAACTCCTCTTAAAAAAGGAATCGTTTGCCTGCTGAAATAAATGGCTTCCCCAAATGTGTTTCGGACAACTTTTGGAATATTCTGATTGAATAATTCCTCTGGAGTCCCGATTTCTTTTACTAAGGTTGCAATTTTTGTTTGCGGATTTTCAAAACAAGTTGCCAAAAGATCTATTTGATCAGGATTGATAAAAGGTTCATCGCCCTGTATGTTGATCACGACATCATATTCCCGATCATTGGCAATGACTTCGGCACAACGGTCTGTACCGGACTGATGTGTATCGGATGTCATGGCCACATTACCCCCAAAAGAGAGCACTTCCGCCGCTATACGTTGGTCATCGGTAGCGACAATTACTTCGGTCAATTTTTTTGATTTCTTTACCTGCTCGTATACGCGTCGGATCATGGTTTGGCCTTCAATATCAACCAAAGGTTTGCCCGGAAATCTGCTTGAAGCATATCGAGCAGGAATAATGCCTAAAAATTTCATGATACTTTGTGAATTTCTATTTAATAAAAAGCCTGTAAAATCATAAATTTACAGGCTTTTATCTATCTGTTGTCTATTATTATTCAAATAATCCGAATAATTCGGCTTCTATCTTTTGTATGATTCCACCAAGATCCTCTGGATTAGTCGTAAAATCAAGATTATCTTTATCTAAGATCATTACTTTACCTTCTTTATAATTGTTGATCCATTTATCATATTTATCATTCAATTTGGACAAATAGTCTAATCGGATGGCGGATTCATAATCACGTCCTCTTTTTTGGATATTGTTAACCAAAGTGGGAACAGAAGCTTTTAAGTAGATCAATAGATCAGGAGGTTTAATGTAGTGGATAATGCTTTGGAATATGTTGCTATAGTTTTCAAAGTCACGAGCACTCATTAAGCCCATATCATATAAGTTTTCGGCAAAGATATAGGCATCTTCATAGATTGTACGATCCTGAATCATATTAATGTCCGTCTCCTGAAGCTTTACAATATGCCTAAAACGGCTATTTAAGAAGAAGATCTGAAGGTTGAAAGCCCAACGTTTCATGTCTGAATAGAAATCTTCTAGATAGGGATTATTGTCCACGGCCTCAAATTGAGGTTCAAATTTGAAATGACTCGCTAATAATTCTGTTAGCGTCGTTTTTCCAGCACCTATATTTCCTACGATAGCAATATGCATAT
The window above is part of the Sphingobacterium sp. ML3W genome. Proteins encoded here:
- the kdsB gene encoding 3-deoxy-manno-octulosonate cytidylyltransferase: MKFLGIIPARYASSRFPGKPLVDIEGQTMIRRVYEQVKKSKKLTEVIVATDDQRIAAEVLSFGGNVAMTSDTHQSGTDRCAEVIANDREYDVVINIQGDEPFINPDQIDLLATCFENPQTKIATLVKEIGTPEELFNQNIPKVVRNTFGEAIYFSRQTIPFLRGVDQEQWLKKQTFYKHIGIYAYQVDTLRALTQLPVSILEEAEALEQLRWIENGYAIQTAVTTHETVAVDTKEDLNKILKLFFNK
- a CDS encoding deoxynucleoside kinase; its protein translation is MHIAIVGNIGAGKTTLTELLASHFKFEPQFEAVDNNPYLEDFYSDMKRWAFNLQIFFLNSRFRHIVKLQETDINMIQDRTIYEDAYIFAENLYDMGLMSARDFENYSNIFQSIIHYIKPPDLLIYLKASVPTLVNNIQKRGRDYESAIRLDYLSKLNDKYDKWINNYKEGKVMILDKDNLDFTTNPEDLGGIIQKIEAELFGLFE
- a CDS encoding aldo/keto reductase, which codes for MKQRKLGESGLMVSEIGLGCMSLKSNQPKQSKDIIQKAFDKGITFFDTADLYDKGQNETVVGESVQAFRKQIVLASKVGNLWRADGSGWDWKASKDYIIRTIEGSLSRLKTDYIDLYQLHGGTIDDPIDEIIEAFELLKKQGKIRAYGLSSIRPNVIKEFLSKSSISSVMIQYSLLDRRPEEEIDGLLASNGANMLARGALAKGLLVNKPVEPYLQYSSGEVAHILRNLDNMAKKSGEGRATEALSYVLSNPAVATAVVGVSTKLQLDELLSTTQRIKQLDKLDKKKLLDGVRSLYYTEHR